A stretch of DNA from Calditrichota bacterium:
TAATAATTCGATAAGGGTTTTTGAAACAGCTTGTGTTATCAGGTTCCTTGTGCCTATATTTTCCAAGGTATCTTCTGCATATTTTTGAAACATAATAAAAAGATCCGGGTTCGCATGCGAAATTGGTTCATCCATTATTGAAACTGGAAAAAAAATACAATTTCGTTCTTGATCAAACATAACATCACATTTAAAGAAATCCAGATATGGTTGCAAATTCTTTGGTTCTGAATGTTGAAAATGAACTTTGACCGGATTGATATCTTTGCCGATTACCTGCCTTTTAAGGGTTGCAACCTGCGCAGTACATGCCTCAGCGCAATACCTTTTATAGGGCTCAAGTTCCGGTGCAGTTACATCAACATAGTTTATAATATATTCTTCAGTTTCTTCAAAACTAAACTTCATACCATCGCCAACAATTTGGTCAAACCGGGCACCGAAGTTATAAGCAGCACGCATGTTTGGCGCATTTGAGATTAGATATCCAAGTATATTTAAATTGCCCGGTTCAAAATTTCTCCCACATTCTATTGGGAAATGGGAGAGACCTGTTTTTTGAACAACCAATTCAAGTAATTTTCCATGGACAGAACACGGGATATAATTTTCTGATTTTTGTAAAACATCATTATCAATGCCCAGTTGTTTTATAAGAAGATTTTTATCAAGACCCAATTGATCTGCGGTTCTTAAAACTAAATTTACAATACTGACTGTTACCTGTGCCATCTATTCTCCATACTACATTTTAAAGAACTGGTATGTACCTCTTTTATTTTAAGATTGTTTCATGCCCAAATTAATAAGGGAAAAGGGATGCATAATTTTCAATTTGTCGTAATAAGTCAACTCTTTTTCATGATTTATCAATACGACGCATTTTTTACCCATTATATTTCTTCTCAAAAAAAACATCTAATTGGATTTATTCTGCATAATCTATAGTTGTAGAAAACAAAAAAATATTTAACAACTAATTAATTGAGAGGAAGAGAGATGGATAAATTAATAATTCTTTTAATTTTAAGCACGGGTCTGTTTGCCCAAAGCGGGCGTGAAATTGCTGAAAAGGCTAATGCTACCCAACGCGGTTTTGTAGATGAAGTTGTTGAAACAACCATGTACCTGGTTAATGCAAAAAATGATTCAGTAGTTCGTCATTTAAAAAATATGACTTTTGAACGCGAAAATTCTGAAGATTATTCAATCATTCGTTTCCTTAATCCACCGGATGTACGGGGAACAGGTTTACTAACTTACCAAAATCCTGCAGGTGATGATCAACAATGGTTATACCTGCCAGAGTTAAGACGTGTAAAAAGAATTTCATCCAAAAATAAATCCGGTGCTTTTATGGGATCAGAGTTTGCCTATGAAGATATTTCTGGCAATACGCTGGATCGTTTTGAGTACAAATATCTTGGTGAAGATAAATTAGGTGATGTCGATTGTTATTTGGTTGACCGTATTCCCACATATAAAAACAGCGGTTATTTAAGAATAAAAACATGGTACGATAAAAATACACATCTCATGTTACGAAACGAATTTATTGACCGTAAAAACAGCTTGTTAAAAGTGCTCACTTTTAAAAATTGGGAGCAATTTAGTACAGGTGCCTGGCGTGCTGGCAAAATGACAATGGAAAACCTGCAAAATGGAAAAACCAGTATTTTAATATTTAAAAATCGTAAACATAAAGTTGGCTTAAAAGAAAAAGATTTTACTAAACGAAGCCTCCAACGAAATAAATAACCATATGAAAACTATTATTCTTTTATTGTTCAGTTTAGGCTTTTGTTTTTCGGTAGTCAATGCACAAAGTATTCAACTATCAGAACAAACATCGATTTTTTACTCCGGAGAAATTGGTGCCGAAACCTGGTATTTTCCAAAAAAAGCACCGGTTGCTTCATTTCCGAAAAATGTAAACACTATTAAAGGCAAACTAAATTTAACCTTTTTGTTTGATGCTCCTTTGGAAATTCGTTTTACACCACGTTTTCAATTTGATGCAGATGATGAAAATCGCAACCGGTTGGAGATTGAAGATCTGTTTATAGATTATTTTACAGATAACTTTGAAATACGTGCCGGGTTGCAAATTTTTAGTTGGAAAACCGTTGAAAGTATTTCTCATGCAGATTTTTTAAATCAAACAGACCTGGAAAGTGATTTCCTTGATGCTCAAAAATTTTCGGAATTGGCTGTTCGGTTTCGATACATACCCGATACAGATATTGAACAGCTTTTTGAGATTTATTACCTGCCATATATGCGCGGCACTC
This window harbors:
- a CDS encoding outer membrane lipoprotein-sorting protein, with the protein product MDKLIILLILSTGLFAQSGREIAEKANATQRGFVDEVVETTMYLVNAKNDSVVRHLKNMTFERENSEDYSIIRFLNPPDVRGTGLLTYQNPAGDDQQWLYLPELRRVKRISSKNKSGAFMGSEFAYEDISGNTLDRFEYKYLGEDKLGDVDCYLVDRIPTYKNSGYLRIKTWYDKNTHLMLRNEFIDRKNSLLKVLTFKNWEQFSTGAWRAGKMTMENLQNGKTSILIFKNRKHKVGLKEKDFTKRSLQRNK
- a CDS encoding AraC family transcriptional regulator, coding for MAQVTVSIVNLVLRTADQLGLDKNLLIKQLGIDNDVLQKSENYIPCSVHGKLLELVVQKTGLSHFPIECGRNFEPGNLNILGYLISNAPNMRAAYNFGARFDQIVGDGMKFSFEETEEYIINYVDVTAPELEPYKRYCAEACTAQVATLKRQVIGKDINPVKVHFQHSEPKNLQPYLDFFKCDVMFDQERNCIFFPVSIMDEPISHANPDLFIMFQKYAEDTLENIGTRNLITQAVSKTLIELLPTNNATLEIVANRMAVGIRTLQRQLKLEGNTFNEVLKKVRKEMAERQLQNSTIPISEISYLLGFSEPSIFHRSFKKWTGQTPGDFRQRALA